The window GGATAGGGCGATGAGGTATTGTGCTATCTTGTTCTGCTTTTTCGTGCTCTTTGCCGGCTTGGGCTGGGCGGAAGATGGAAATGTTCAGACTCAGCAGCAGGAGCAGCAGCTAGAAGAAATCGTTGTTAAAGGAGTTAGAATTGTTACTCCGACAAAACAGCCTGGCGAAACAGTTTATACCGGAACGGAAGTAACCAGAAAGGGCCTCGATATTCAGGGTGAGAAGGCAAAGACCAACGTTTATGAAGCGATAAGCATAGTGCCTGGAATAGTGTTTGAAGGTGTTGATCCTTATAATCTCGCTTCTGAGCAGATTAACGTCAGAATTAGAGGCGTCCGAGGCTATCTCGGGGCTATGACTGTTGAAGGTGTGCCGAATTACGGTGGTAATCCAATGGGTCCTCGAGCCTACATCTATGACATGGAAAACTTTGATAGTGTAGCCATCTATAAAGGGGCAGTTCCGGGAGATTTAGGATCCGGGGTTGGTAATAGGGGTGGAGCAATTGAACTTCGTCCCAGATGGGCTCAAGAAAAAACATCAGTTGAATTTGCCCAATCTTTTGGATCTTATAATTATATCAGGTCCTTTGTTAGAGGTGATTCGGGAAAAATTGGACCGATGGATGCCAGGCTGTCCCTTTCTTATTCCTACACGCAATCCGATAAGTGGAAAGGTCCTGGTGACATAGGTCCAAGACACAATTTCAACAGCACTATCGTTCAGCCTCTGGGAGACAACCTTGAAATCAAGCTTTTTGCAAACTGGAATGAGGTTCAAAACGATAAGTATAGATCTCTAACTTATGATCAGAGTCGAAATCTGGATCTTTACAGAAAGTTAGATTTTAACGATGAACTTACCGGGAACCCTGCCAACGACCAATATTACTATAAATATAACCGGGAATGGCATAGAAACAGGGATCTTATGGTTCCCATCGATGTTAAGCTTCTGGACCAATTCAAGCTTTCTCTAAAACCCTACATTTCTGATGAAGATGCCGATATTCGAGATGGTGTTTCAGGCGGGGCAACCGGAGCAAGAATGCAAAAACGAATCCGTGATATTGAGAGAAAAGGAGTAATTTCAGAAGCTTCCTTTGATAGCTTCTGGGTCAAAACAACTGTCGGTTACCATTTTGAAGCCGCAGAAATGGATATAAGCTCTCGCAATTATGGTATCACCCCCACCGGGACCCTGGTCTATCAAGGTATGGGTGTTACGGGCACAACAGGAACAACCTATGTCAACAGCCCCTATGCAAAACTCGCTGGTTCGATTGATAAGTTCAAATGGCAGGTTGGAGCAAAGTATTTTCGCTTTGAAGACGCAGATAGTGATGGTTATGTAAGCGATTCAAAGGATCCGTGGAAACTTGTGCGGGCGCCTGATCTGGATCGCCAAGGGCGCACTTACGACATCTGGCTTCCTACGGCTGGTGTCTCTTACGAGCTTTTTGAAGGGCTCGAAGCCTACGCAAGTTATGGTAAGAATTTTATTCGCCCCTACGCTTACATGCCTCTGGTGACGCTTTACAGTAATAACCGATCAAAGTTCCAAGCTGCTGGCGTAACTCTTAACGATCTTTTCAAAGGATACGACATAGAAGAATCGGACAATGTGGATGTGGGTCTTCGACTTCGAAAGGAATTTTTCGAGATTACCCCTACATTTTTCTATTCTAAGCACGACAAGCTTCTCACGACCGTTTACGATCCCCGAGTTCAGCTCAACTATCAGCAGAACATAGGAAAAGCTACGGGTTATGGAGTAGAAGTAGGCACAAGCGTTTATGTGTCTGACTGGCTTACTGTCTTTGTAAATCCAACCTATAATCATCTAACCTATGATGAGGATATCACCTATAAAGGAGCAACTCTTTCCACGGACGGAAAGCAGGTGGTTGACACACCAAGATGGATTGTTGTGTCAGGTGTTATCGCCAAGTGGAACGACTTCGAAATCTCTCCAAGAATGCGCTACATAGGTAAACGCTACGGCGATGCCGAACACAAAGAAGAAGTGTCATCTTATACGGTGTTTGACCTGAAGATAAGTTACACGAAGGAGAACATCTCTTTTCTCCCTGGAATGAAAAATCTTGGTGTAAGCCTTGAATTTGACAACATTTTCAACAAGAAATACGTTTCTCTTATCAACGCCATGGATGATGCTGTAACTGGAGCAACGACCTATTTCGTGGGTGCGCCTTTCACTGTTAAGGCTTCTGTATCATTAGCTTTTTAACTTTTTAGGATGATGGAGGATGTGACCATGAAAAAAATAAGGGGGTTTCTCATACTTTGTGGAGTGTTTTTCGTCCTTTCTTGTAACTTGCAGATGTTGAATAAATCTGGGGATGCGATCGCTTCTAGCTACGACAATTGGGCTATTCTTGGACATAAAGCATCGTCTTATGCTCAAAAAGCTCTTGGTAAGTCATATGGGCTTATCGTCTTGACCAATGCTGGTCATGCTGAAGTAAATGGTCAATCCACTCTAGCTGTTGTTGACGGTATAACCAGATCAACACCGGTAAGTATCGGAGATAAAACTTTGCTTATCGTTCACAGTAGCGTCTTTTCTCCTCTGTGGTTTGCTTTTTACGATCCTTCATCCGGTAAATGTGCTTATCTAGAATTGATAGGCGATGCTATTAAAGGAAAAAGCGATTTTTCAAGTCTTCCACTTTCGGTTTTCAAAGGTCCTGCGGTGGAACGCATTGATGCTCAGTATGTGATAGCTCATGAATCTGAATTTGATCAGAAGGTTTCCCAAAAAGTTTTTGGAGGAAATGAATTTCGCATTGTTACCATTGCAAACGCTGCAGCCATGAATGTGCCTGATTATGTTATCAATTCTGTTCTTTTTCATGACCACTACTGCCCTGGGGTGACTTCAGGAATTCTCATAGCTAATTGGGCTAAAAAGAATTTTGCTCCTTTGTCTGGCGGGGGATATTTTGTTCAGGGTATTGATCCATGGTGTAAAGAGGATGCTCTTCAAATAATGCTTAATGCTACTCCGGGCAAGAAAGGCTATGCAGTAAGCTACGCATCCTCTGATAATAAGGCTAAGTGGAAAGATGAGTTTAAAAATGCTTCTACCATCTTATATCGAGAAAATCCATCAACCAAGCAGTGGGAAGGAGTGGTTCTTGGGTTTAGTTTCGGCCAGAATACCGGTTGTGAGTCTATAAAATCCCCCACGGTTTTAAGACTTTGCCAGGATATCTGGTATTTGAAATATCTTGATGCTCCAGAACAGTTTGTTTCCAAACTTTATTCCTTTACTCTTCCTTCTGGGAAAACCCCCCAGGATCTCGCTCGCCCCGGCGTAGATCCTATGAAAGAGCTGGGACTCACTAATCCTTAGGAAACACCAACACCCCAGCTTTGATCAAAGTAGCTCGGCATTTCTCCAAAAAGGTGCCGAGCTACTCGTTTTTTACTGGTTCGGAGGAGTTCTGGATAAGGTTTCGCAGTCCCAAAGCAGTTCCATCGACTGAGGTGATCTTCGGTATTCACAGTCGTATTTTCTACATATAGGACAGTGAGGAACTTCGCAGGGATCCAGATAAACCAGAACATCAACGGGTTGAGAAAAGCTCTTCTGCAAAAGATGTTCTATTTCTTTAGCCTCTAAATGAGCCTGCCACAGGTGAAAATTTCTTGGAAGGATCAAATGTAGGTCAATAAATATGCGATTTCCCTGTCGTCTTGACCTTAGTTGGTGAATGTCTATCCAGTATTCACGACGGTGTTCGCAAAGAATTTTTGTTATCTTATCGAGCAAATCCTGGTCGGACTTGTCCATAAGCCCTTCAAAGGCTTCTTTTACAAGTTTTATTCCAGATGCAAGAATAAAAAGCCCTATGAGTATAGCAGTGATAGTGTCTGCGTGAGGATAGCCCGTAAGCGCAACAATCGCAAGCCCTAGGAGAACTGCGGCTGTGGAAAGCACGTCTGAAAATATATGATAGCCTTCTGCTTTCAAGGTAGGCGATTGAGTCTTACGAGCCGTTATGAGAAGTCCTAAGACGGCAATGAGCTGAATTGCAGCCCCGGTAACAACAAGCAAAATGCCTTGTCCAAGCCTGGATACCTCAACAGGATGCATAAGCCTTGATATAGATTCCCAAAAAATTCCTCCTGCAGCAACCACGATAAGAGCACCTTCAAAGCCTACAGCGAAATATTCCATTTTCCCGTGTCCGTAGGGATGACTCAAATCGGGAGGTCGAGATGCTATCCAGAGACTTATAGAAGCAAAAATACTTGTGAGAAGATTGACGATACCTTCGAGAGCATCAGAAAGGATGGCTGCTGAATTAGTAGTATGCCAGGCCAGGATTTTTATTGCGAGCACCAGGCAGTGTATGAGAAGAACAACTGCCATAACTTGCCGGATGGCTTTAGAGTTTTGCATTTTTCCGGTCGTTTATTTTTTTACTGGAAAGTTAACTGGTAGGCGGTTAAGCAGTTCAACCCCATTTTCTTTCATTATCGCCATGTTTTCTAAACGTATGCCGGCTTCTCCAGGGAGATATATTCCAGGTTCTATAGTAAAAATCATGCCCGGTTCCAAAACCATACTTCCCGTTTTACGAATGCTCGGCAGTTCATGGATGGCAATTCCAACACCGTGCCCAAGACCGTGCCCGAAGTAAGCTCCGTAACCTGCCTGTTCTATGAATTGCCTTGCTACACCATCGAGATCTTCAGCCTTCATGCCAGGTTTAGCTGCTTCGAAAGCGAGATGCTGGGCTTTTTCAACAATTTCATAGATTCGACCCCACAGGTCAGGAACATACCCCAGAAAGATCGTTCTGGTTATATCCGAACAGTAGCCTTCCAGTCGTGCTCCCATGTCAATGATAATGGGTTCTCCTTCCTTAAGGGGGGTGTCTGTGGGAATGGCGTGAGGAAGAGCCGCTCTTTTGCCTCCAGCAACAATAGGCGGAAAAGAAACACTTTCCGCCCCCTTTTCTTTGACTCTCTTCTCAATGAACCAGGCGACTTCCCGTTCAGTAACGCCAGGCTTCAAGAAATCGTAGGCTTCCTCCATTACCTCTTCGGCGATTCTTAAAGACGCCA of the Thermodesulforhabdaceae bacterium genome contains:
- a CDS encoding TonB-dependent receptor; amino-acid sequence: MRYCAILFCFFVLFAGLGWAEDGNVQTQQQEQQLEEIVVKGVRIVTPTKQPGETVYTGTEVTRKGLDIQGEKAKTNVYEAISIVPGIVFEGVDPYNLASEQINVRIRGVRGYLGAMTVEGVPNYGGNPMGPRAYIYDMENFDSVAIYKGAVPGDLGSGVGNRGGAIELRPRWAQEKTSVEFAQSFGSYNYIRSFVRGDSGKIGPMDARLSLSYSYTQSDKWKGPGDIGPRHNFNSTIVQPLGDNLEIKLFANWNEVQNDKYRSLTYDQSRNLDLYRKLDFNDELTGNPANDQYYYKYNREWHRNRDLMVPIDVKLLDQFKLSLKPYISDEDADIRDGVSGGATGARMQKRIRDIERKGVISEASFDSFWVKTTVGYHFEAAEMDISSRNYGITPTGTLVYQGMGVTGTTGTTYVNSPYAKLAGSIDKFKWQVGAKYFRFEDADSDGYVSDSKDPWKLVRAPDLDRQGRTYDIWLPTAGVSYELFEGLEAYASYGKNFIRPYAYMPLVTLYSNNRSKFQAAGVTLNDLFKGYDIEESDNVDVGLRLRKEFFEITPTFFYSKHDKLLTTVYDPRVQLNYQQNIGKATGYGVEVGTSVYVSDWLTVFVNPTYNHLTYDEDITYKGATLSTDGKQVVDTPRWIVVSGVIAKWNDFEISPRMRYIGKRYGDAEHKEEVSSYTVFDLKISYTKENISFLPGMKNLGVSLEFDNIFNKKYVSLINAMDDAVTGATTYFVGAPFTVKASVSLAF
- a CDS encoding cation diffusion facilitator family transporter gives rise to the protein MQNSKAIRQVMAVVLLIHCLVLAIKILAWHTTNSAAILSDALEGIVNLLTSIFASISLWIASRPPDLSHPYGHGKMEYFAVGFEGALIVVAAGGIFWESISRLMHPVEVSRLGQGILLVVTGAAIQLIAVLGLLITARKTQSPTLKAEGYHIFSDVLSTAAVLLGLAIVALTGYPHADTITAILIGLFILASGIKLVKEAFEGLMDKSDQDLLDKITKILCEHRREYWIDIHQLRSRRQGNRIFIDLHLILPRNFHLWQAHLEAKEIEHLLQKSFSQPVDVLVYLDPCEVPHCPICRKYDCEYRRSPQSMELLWDCETLSRTPPNQ
- a CDS encoding FmdE family protein codes for the protein MKKIRGFLILCGVFFVLSCNLQMLNKSGDAIASSYDNWAILGHKASSYAQKALGKSYGLIVLTNAGHAEVNGQSTLAVVDGITRSTPVSIGDKTLLIVHSSVFSPLWFAFYDPSSGKCAYLELIGDAIKGKSDFSSLPLSVFKGPAVERIDAQYVIAHESEFDQKVSQKVFGGNEFRIVTIANAAAMNVPDYVINSVLFHDHYCPGVTSGILIANWAKKNFAPLSGGGYFVQGIDPWCKEDALQIMLNATPGKKGYAVSYASSDNKAKWKDEFKNASTILYRENPSTKQWEGVVLGFSFGQNTGCESIKSPTVLRLCQDIWYLKYLDAPEQFVSKLYSFTLPSGKTPQDLARPGVDPMKELGLTNP
- a CDS encoding Xaa-Pro peptidase family protein; translated protein: MSQSSKKPRIDRLLAEMDRQEIDAVIISSPYNRFYLSGFRADDVALNESSGVLFVSRDYLALITDSRYTEAAREEAPDFEVLEYDQSNSLERLVVKICRNKNIKNLGVESEFLSLAKFIKLNEGLRKEEASTRLVPADNFVERIRAVKDPEEVDLIMASLRIAEEVMEEAYDFLKPGVTEREVAWFIEKRVKEKGAESVSFPPIVAGGKRAALPHAIPTDTPLKEGEPIIIDMGARLEGYCSDITRTIFLGYVPDLWGRIYEIVEKAQHLAFEAAKPGMKAEDLDGVARQFIEQAGYGAYFGHGLGHGVGIAIHELPSIRKTGSMVLEPGMIFTIEPGIYLPGEAGIRLENMAIMKENGVELLNRLPVNFPVKK